Proteins encoded by one window of Porphyrobacter sp. YT40:
- a CDS encoding DUF885 domain-containing protein, whose amino-acid sequence MTLRHALAASTALLLTGAPALAHTPAAPLAAAVLTASTETAPQTEHDKLFALFADADARELELDPLGRLFRGDDTDADRLGDLLTDSSFLASRTDIKLNLALLAQIDRSKLDETDALAYDVFKYTQERALDGYSDEMRALTEVRPLNHFFGLHTFYPQLASGTGVAPFRTLAHYEDNLSRHDDYIDFLGRAIGRFREGMDSGVLETKLTVEIMVTQLDTQLETPIEDSMFMAPTKAFPDTVSAEDRARLTAAYEAKTREIYAATTALRDFLKNEYLPVARDSIGLSQMKGGDKLYAQMVEESTTLPLDPETIHQLGLSEVARIKGELEKLKKEVKFKGTLTQFFDYVRTDPKFQPKSREALTQNFYDIGKQVDAKIGDYFSLIPKSPLEIRPYDPSTEKFEAGGSYQGGSPDGSRPGVFYFNAYDLPSRLTPGNVTLYLHEGAPGHHFQISLAQENEALPAFMRFGGTTAYVEGWALYAETLGYEMGFYKDPWNRYGTLQDEQLRAMRLVVDTGIHAKGWSRDQAIDYMLANSGMTRTEVVAEVDRYIAIPSQALAYKIGALKIQELRQRAEAKLGKKFDIKAFHAEVLDTGGLPLAILEQKIDRWIAAEAAK is encoded by the coding sequence GGCGCGCCCGCTCTGGCGCACACCCCCGCCGCCCCGCTCGCCGCGGCGGTGCTGACCGCGAGCACCGAAACCGCCCCACAGACCGAGCACGACAAGCTGTTCGCCCTGTTCGCCGATGCCGACGCGCGCGAGCTGGAGCTCGACCCGCTCGGCCGCCTGTTCCGCGGCGACGACACGGACGCCGACCGCCTCGGCGACCTCCTCACCGATTCCAGCTTTCTCGCCAGCCGCACCGACATCAAGCTGAACCTCGCGCTGCTGGCGCAGATCGACCGCAGTAAGCTCGATGAAACCGACGCGCTTGCCTATGACGTGTTCAAATACACGCAGGAGCGCGCGCTTGACGGCTATTCGGACGAGATGCGCGCGCTGACCGAGGTTCGCCCGCTCAACCACTTCTTCGGGCTGCACACCTTCTACCCGCAGCTTGCCAGCGGCACCGGGGTCGCGCCGTTCAGGACGCTGGCGCATTACGAGGACAACCTCAGCCGGCACGACGATTACATCGACTTCCTCGGCCGTGCGATCGGCCGGTTCCGCGAAGGCATGGACAGCGGCGTGCTCGAGACGAAGCTGACGGTCGAGATCATGGTCACCCAGCTCGACACCCAGCTGGAAACCCCGATCGAGGATTCGATGTTCATGGCCCCGACCAAGGCCTTCCCCGACACGGTGTCGGCGGAAGACCGCGCGCGCCTGACCGCCGCCTACGAGGCCAAGACCCGTGAAATCTACGCCGCCACCACCGCGCTGCGCGACTTCCTCAAGAACGAATACCTCCCCGTCGCGCGCGACAGCATCGGCCTGTCGCAGATGAAGGGCGGCGACAAGCTCTATGCCCAGATGGTGGAGGAATCGACCACCCTGCCGCTCGATCCCGAGACGATCCACCAGCTCGGCCTGTCGGAAGTCGCGCGGATCAAGGGAGAGCTGGAGAAGCTCAAGAAGGAAGTGAAGTTCAAGGGCACGCTTACCCAGTTCTTCGATTATGTCCGCACCGATCCCAAGTTCCAGCCCAAGAGCCGCGAGGCGCTGACCCAGAATTTCTACGACATCGGCAAGCAGGTCGATGCCAAGATCGGCGATTATTTCTCGCTGATTCCCAAGTCGCCGCTGGAAATCCGGCCCTACGATCCCTCGACCGAAAAGTTCGAGGCGGGGGGTTCCTATCAGGGGGGCTCGCCCGACGGTTCGCGCCCGGGGGTGTTCTACTTCAACGCCTATGACCTGCCGAGCCGCCTGACGCCGGGCAATGTCACGCTCTACCTCCACGAAGGCGCACCGGGGCACCACTTCCAGATCAGCCTCGCGCAGGAGAACGAGGCGCTGCCCGCCTTCATGCGCTTTGGCGGCACGACCGCCTATGTCGAAGGCTGGGCGCTCTATGCCGAAACGCTGGGTTACGAGATGGGCTTCTACAAGGACCCGTGGAACCGTTATGGCACCTTGCAGGACGAACAGCTGCGCGCGATGCGGCTGGTGGTCGACACCGGCATCCACGCCAAGGGCTGGAGCCGCGATCAGGCGATCGACTACATGCTCGCCAATTCCGGCATGACCCGCACCGAGGTGGTGGCCGAGGTGGATCGCTACATCGCCATCCCGAGCCAGGCGCTGGCCTACAAGATCGGCGCGCTCAAGATCCAGGAACTGCGCCAGCGCGCCGAGGCGAAGCTGGGCAAGAAGTTCGACATCAAGGCCTTCCACGCCGAGGTGCTCGACACCGGCGGCCTGCCGCTGGCGATCCTCGAACAGAAGATCGACCGCTGGATTGCGGCCGAGGCGGCAAAGTAA
- a CDS encoding OmpA family protein: MTITIRNSRKLAIAALLTATAATGLAAQQTMPPAEQGGVLTTVYGSLPPLADMTEGPKVTGIISARQGQRLQVTANDGTNTVITLHPDTEIRTRGGFLGIGNKTFDQSALLNGMPVIVKTSQYGEGLVANEVRFTSDDAQIARMIRGGTQQQFGEQGAAIKANAAATEALRGRLGDIDKYNLKSTTNVYFDTGKSVLSPMAKNELCAAAQQADANENSLMLVLGYTDSTGSQEVNQTLSEKRAAAVVNHLQQVCKWKPYRMLTPTGMATADPAADNTTAAGRAQNRRVSVNVLVSKALDGQ; encoded by the coding sequence GTGACCATCACCATTCGCAACTCGCGCAAGCTGGCGATTGCCGCCTTGCTGACCGCCACCGCCGCCACCGGCCTTGCCGCGCAGCAGACCATGCCGCCCGCCGAACAGGGCGGTGTGCTGACCACGGTCTATGGCTCGCTGCCGCCGCTCGCCGACATGACCGAAGGCCCCAAGGTGACCGGCATCATCTCGGCGCGTCAGGGCCAACGCCTGCAGGTGACCGCCAATGACGGCACCAACACCGTCATCACGCTCCACCCCGACACCGAAATCCGTACCCGTGGCGGCTTCCTCGGGATCGGCAACAAGACCTTTGATCAGAGCGCGCTGCTCAACGGGATGCCGGTGATCGTCAAGACCTCGCAATATGGCGAGGGTCTGGTCGCCAATGAAGTGCGCTTCACCAGCGACGATGCGCAGATCGCGCGGATGATCCGTGGCGGCACCCAGCAGCAGTTCGGCGAGCAGGGCGCGGCGATCAAGGCCAATGCCGCCGCCACCGAAGCGCTGCGCGGCCGCCTTGGCGATATCGACAAGTACAACCTCAAGAGCACCACCAACGTCTATTTCGACACCGGCAAATCGGTGCTCTCTCCGATGGCCAAGAACGAGCTGTGCGCCGCCGCGCAGCAGGCCGACGCCAACGAGAATTCGCTGATGCTGGTGCTCGGTTACACCGATTCCACCGGCTCGCAGGAAGTGAACCAGACGCTGTCGGAAAAGCGCGCTGCGGCGGTGGTCAACCACCTCCAGCAGGTGTGCAAGTGGAAGCCCTACCGGATGCTGACGCCGACCGGCATGGCGACCGCCGATCCGGCCGCGGACAACACCACCGCCGCGGGCCGCGCGCAGAACCGCCGCGTGTCGGTAAACGTGCTGGTGAGCAAGGCGCTCGACGGGCAGTAA
- the uvrC gene encoding excinuclease ABC subunit UvrC, translating to MARTPAGTPHDPRGAERFNEERAAYTVSSAQPDLEAGVKAIRETVKVLKPRPGVYRMLDARGEVLYVGKARSLKARVANYTQIAQLSGRLQRMVSQTRSMEIITTNSEAEALLLEAQLIKRFRPPFNVLLRDDKSFPFILLRADHAFPRIQKHRGARRAKGNYYGPFASAGSVNTTLNALQKLFLLRSCTDSFFNNRDRPCLLYQIKRCSAPCVGRIDEPGYDALVRQAKDFLSGKSGAVQADLERQMADAAQNLDFETAAMLRDRLRAATFIQGSQAINAQGLGDADVFALAAKNGQMSVQSFFIRGGQNWGHRALFPRHTADVDEAQVLADVMLQFYEEVPPPPTVLVDRDLPECELIEAALSELAGRKVRISVPERGDRRKLMAQAQRNAVEALERRLAETGTKAKLNRELAEFLELDTPPQRIEVYDNSHIQGTKAVGAMVVAGPDGFEKGQYRKFNIREAQSNDDFAMMREVMARRFRNFAEGEGNPEAKAGGHETILPDLILIDGGKGQLSSVMRVLEEIGIADEVAVIGIAKGPHHGREGREVFHFPDGREKLLPVNSPLLFHLQNLRDEVHRYVIGAHRAKRSKAITASPLDEIPGIGPARKRALLLHFGTASKVRAAALEDLQRAPGVSAAVARQIYDFYHSSG from the coding sequence ATGGCCCGAACCCCCGCAGGCACCCCCCACGATCCGCGCGGCGCGGAGCGCTTCAACGAGGAGCGCGCCGCCTATACCGTGTCCAGCGCGCAGCCCGATCTCGAAGCGGGGGTGAAGGCGATCCGCGAGACGGTGAAGGTGCTGAAGCCGAGGCCGGGCGTCTACCGGATGCTCGATGCGCGCGGCGAGGTGCTCTATGTCGGCAAGGCGCGCTCGCTGAAGGCGCGGGTGGCGAACTACACCCAGATCGCGCAGCTTTCCGGGCGGCTCCAGCGCATGGTTAGCCAAACCCGCTCGATGGAGATCATCACCACCAATTCCGAGGCCGAGGCGCTGCTCTTGGAAGCGCAGCTGATCAAGCGCTTCCGCCCCCCGTTCAACGTGCTGCTGCGCGACGACAAGAGCTTCCCCTTCATCCTGCTGCGCGCCGATCATGCCTTCCCGCGCATCCAGAAGCACCGCGGCGCGCGGCGGGCGAAGGGCAATTATTACGGCCCGTTCGCCAGCGCCGGGAGCGTCAATACGACGCTCAATGCGCTACAAAAACTGTTCTTGCTGCGATCCTGCACCGACAGCTTCTTCAACAACCGCGACCGGCCGTGCCTGCTCTACCAGATCAAGCGCTGCTCGGCGCCTTGTGTCGGGAGGATCGACGAGCCGGGCTATGACGCGCTGGTTCGGCAAGCGAAGGACTTCCTCTCGGGCAAGTCGGGCGCGGTGCAGGCCGATCTCGAGCGGCAGATGGCAGATGCGGCGCAGAACCTCGATTTCGAGACCGCGGCGATGCTGCGCGACCGGCTGCGCGCGGCGACTTTTATTCAAGGCTCGCAGGCGATCAATGCCCAAGGTCTGGGCGATGCCGATGTCTTCGCGCTGGCGGCCAAGAACGGGCAGATGAGCGTCCAGTCCTTTTTCATTCGCGGCGGCCAGAACTGGGGCCACCGTGCGCTCTTCCCGCGCCACACGGCGGACGTCGACGAAGCGCAGGTGCTCGCCGATGTGATGCTGCAATTCTACGAGGAGGTGCCGCCGCCGCCCACCGTGCTGGTCGACCGCGATCTGCCCGAATGCGAACTGATCGAGGCCGCGCTATCCGAGCTTGCGGGGCGCAAGGTGCGCATCTCCGTCCCCGAGCGCGGCGACCGGCGCAAGCTGATGGCGCAGGCGCAGCGCAACGCGGTCGAGGCGCTGGAGCGGCGGCTGGCGGAGACCGGCACCAAGGCCAAGCTCAACCGCGAGCTCGCCGAGTTTCTGGAACTCGACACGCCCCCGCAGCGGATCGAGGTTTACGACAACAGCCACATCCAGGGCACCAAGGCGGTCGGCGCGATGGTGGTGGCCGGGCCGGACGGGTTCGAGAAGGGCCAGTACCGCAAGTTCAACATCCGCGAGGCGCAGAGCAACGACGACTTCGCGATGATGCGCGAGGTGATGGCGCGGCGCTTCCGAAACTTTGCGGAAGGCGAAGGCAATCCCGAGGCCAAGGCGGGCGGGCACGAGACCATCCTCCCCGACCTCATCCTGATAGACGGTGGCAAGGGCCAGCTGTCGAGCGTGATGCGCGTGCTCGAGGAGATCGGCATCGCCGACGAGGTGGCGGTGATCGGCATCGCCAAGGGGCCGCATCACGGGCGCGAGGGCCGCGAGGTGTTCCACTTCCCCGACGGGCGCGAGAAGCTGCTGCCGGTGAACTCTCCGCTGCTGTTCCACTTGCAGAACCTGCGCGACGAGGTGCACCGCTACGTCATCGGCGCGCACCGGGCGAAGCGCTCCAAGGCGATCACCGCGAGCCCGCTCGACGAGATCCCCGGTATCGGCCCGGCTCGCAAGCGCGCGCTGCTGTTGCACTTCGGCACCGCGAGCAAGGTGCGCGCGGCCGCGCTCGAAGACCTGCAACGTGCGCCGGGGGTCAGCGCGGCGGTGGCGCGGCAGATTTACGATTTCTATCACTCGAGCGGCTAA
- a CDS encoding host attachment protein codes for MKIPGGTHVAVLDGERFLWLHNSGDAVHPQLEMIDTPELDPTNYSQGNQRHSITSGQSGDSALEEGAHVAAAAEWMNHQAKTNQIENLIVVADKRSLGELRRHYHVELEQRLLGEIGKEMTNQPIDDIAQAIVAA; via the coding sequence ATGAAGATACCCGGCGGAACCCATGTCGCAGTGCTCGATGGCGAGCGTTTCTTGTGGCTCCACAACAGCGGCGATGCAGTTCATCCGCAGCTGGAAATGATCGACACGCCCGAACTCGATCCGACCAATTACAGTCAGGGCAACCAGCGCCACTCGATCACTTCGGGCCAGAGCGGCGACAGCGCCTTGGAAGAAGGCGCGCATGTCGCGGCGGCGGCGGAGTGGATGAACCATCAGGCCAAGACCAACCAGATCGAGAATTTGATCGTGGTCGCCGATAAGCGCTCGCTGGGCGAATTGCGGCGGCACTATCATGTCGAACTCGAACAGCGGCTGCTGGGCGAGATCGGCAAGGAGATGACCAACCAGCCGATCGACGATATCGCACAGGCGATCGTCGCGGCCTGA
- a CDS encoding HPF/RaiA family ribosome-associated protein translates to MDIRFNTDNATAGSADMAQAVEDRLTERLDARFGERLTTIEVHVRDVDGDSNRPDGIEARLEARPKNGDPIFVAERGEKPMDAVNSALGTLVTRLDTVFGKADRHRK, encoded by the coding sequence ATGGACATTCGTTTCAACACCGACAATGCCACCGCAGGCTCGGCCGACATGGCGCAGGCAGTCGAGGATCGCTTGACCGAGCGGCTCGACGCGCGCTTCGGCGAGCGCCTGACCACCATCGAAGTTCACGTCCGCGATGTCGATGGTGACAGCAACCGTCCGGACGGGATCGAGGCGCGGCTCGAAGCGCGCCCCAAGAATGGCGATCCGATCTTCGTCGCCGAACGCGGCGAAAAGCCGATGGACGCGGTCAATTCCGCGCTCGGCACGCTCGTCACCCGGCTCGATACCGTGTTCGGCAAGGCCGACCGTCACCGCAAATAG
- a CDS encoding NAD(P)/FAD-dependent oxidoreductase gives MEHSDVIILGAGAAGLFCAGQAGQRGLNVALLEKAEAPGKKILISGGGRCNFTNLGAGPGNYLSANPHFAKSALARYTPADFIALVERYGIAWHEKTLGQLFCDGSAKQIVAMLLEECPPEQVTLTCGVEIAGVARGEDSSFTVTAADGRAWGAPALVIATGGPSIPKMGASDFAFRLARQFGLKVVEPRPALVPLTLGGEDALFRDLSGVAAPVRARAGKTEFAEAALFTHKGLSGPAILQVSSYWRHGEEVGITFLPEAASDWLLEAKRDRPRTHLRTLLRERLPARLADALADRLGLERELGNVSDKDLRTAQARLADWRFAPNGTEGYAKAEVTAGGIATAELSSRTMEAAKVPGLYAIGEAVDVTGWLGGYNFQWAWASGFACAEALAQSRS, from the coding sequence ATGGAGCATAGCGACGTCATCATCCTCGGCGCAGGCGCGGCCGGGCTGTTCTGCGCCGGACAGGCGGGGCAGCGCGGGCTGAATGTGGCGCTGCTCGAGAAGGCCGAGGCGCCAGGCAAGAAGATCCTGATCTCGGGCGGGGGGCGCTGCAACTTCACCAACCTCGGCGCGGGGCCGGGCAATTACCTTTCGGCCAACCCCCACTTCGCCAAGAGCGCGCTGGCCCGCTACACCCCGGCAGATTTCATCGCGCTGGTCGAGCGTTACGGGATCGCGTGGCATGAAAAGACGCTGGGCCAGCTGTTCTGTGACGGATCGGCAAAGCAGATCGTGGCGATGCTGCTGGAGGAATGCCCGCCAGAGCAGGTGACGCTCACCTGCGGGGTGGAGATCGCCGGCGTCGCACGCGGGGAGGATAGCAGCTTCACCGTCACCGCCGCCGATGGCCGCGCATGGGGCGCACCGGCGCTGGTAATCGCCACGGGCGGGCCGTCGATCCCCAAGATGGGCGCGAGCGACTTTGCCTTCCGGCTGGCGCGGCAGTTCGGCCTGAAAGTCGTCGAGCCGCGCCCTGCCCTCGTGCCGTTGACGCTGGGGGGAGAGGATGCGCTGTTCCGCGACCTGTCGGGCGTTGCCGCGCCGGTTCGCGCGCGGGCGGGCAAGACCGAATTTGCCGAGGCAGCGCTGTTCACGCACAAGGGGCTGTCCGGCCCGGCGATCCTTCAGGTGTCGAGTTACTGGCGGCACGGCGAAGAGGTCGGCATCACCTTCCTCCCGGAGGCCGCGAGCGACTGGCTGCTCGAAGCCAAGCGCGACCGGCCCCGCACCCACCTGCGCACCCTGCTGCGCGAGCGCCTTCCCGCAAGGCTGGCCGACGCGCTGGCCGACCGGCTGGGGCTGGAGCGCGAGCTCGGCAACGTCTCCGACAAGGATTTGCGCACCGCACAGGCGAGGCTTGCCGACTGGCGCTTCGCCCCCAACGGCACCGAGGGCTATGCCAAGGCCGAAGTCACCGCGGGCGGAATCGCCACGGCGGAGCTTTCAAGCCGCACGATGGAGGCGGCGAAGGTGCCCGGCCTCTATGCCATCGGCGAGGCGGTGGATGTCACCGGCTGGCTCGGCGGCTACAACTTCCAGTGGGCCTGGGCGAGCGGCTTTGCCTGCGCCGAGGCGCTCGCCCAGTCTCGATCCTAG
- the infA gene encoding translation initiation factor IF-1, whose translation MAKEELLEMRGRVVELLPNAMFRVELENGHEVLGHTAGKMRKNRIRVLVGDEVLCELTPYDLTKARITYRFMPGRGGPGPQ comes from the coding sequence ATGGCCAAGGAAGAACTCCTCGAAATGCGCGGGCGCGTGGTTGAGTTGCTGCCCAATGCGATGTTCCGGGTGGAGCTTGAAAACGGCCATGAAGTGCTCGGCCACACGGCAGGCAAGATGCGCAAGAACCGCATCCGCGTGCTGGTGGGCGACGAAGTGTTGTGCGAACTGACGCCTTACGATCTCACCAAGGCGCGCATCACCTACCGCTTCATGCCGGGTCGCGGCGGCCCCGGCCCGCAGTAA